One Streptomyces sp. P9-A2 DNA window includes the following coding sequences:
- a CDS encoding acyl-CoA mutase large subunit family protein — protein sequence MARESGSARYTESGLPIEPVYGPESLEGWDPDERLGEPGTYPFTRGVYPTMYTGRPWTMRQYAGFGTATESNARYKQLIANGTMGLSVAFDLPTQMGHDSDAPIASGEVGKVGVAIDSIDDMRVLFGGIPLDKVSTSMTINAPASLLLLLYQLVAEEQGVPADKLTGTIQNDVLKEYIARGTYIFPPKPSLRLIADIFKYCRAEIPKWNTISISGYHMAEAGASPAQEIAFTLADGIEYVRTAVAAGMDVDDFAPRLSFFFVSRTTILEEVAKFRAARRIWARVMKEEFGAKNPKSLMLRFHTQTAGVQLTAQQPEVNLVRVAVQGLAAVLGGTQSLHTNSFDEAIALPTDKSARLALRTQQVLAYETDVTATVDPFAGSYVIERMTDEVEAAALELMKRVEDLGGAVDAIENGFQKSEIEHSAYRIAQETDSGERVVVGVNRYQLDAEEPYEPLRVDPAIEAQQAERLARLRAERDQQAVDTALAALKKAAEGEDNVLYPMKDALRARATVGEVCNALREIWGTYVPSDAF from the coding sequence CTGCCCATCGAACCGGTCTACGGACCGGAGTCCCTCGAGGGCTGGGACCCGGACGAGCGGCTGGGCGAGCCGGGGACGTACCCGTTCACCCGGGGCGTGTACCCGACGATGTACACCGGTCGCCCCTGGACGATGCGCCAGTACGCCGGTTTCGGCACGGCGACCGAGTCCAACGCCCGGTACAAGCAGCTGATCGCCAACGGCACGATGGGCCTGTCGGTCGCCTTCGACCTGCCCACCCAGATGGGCCACGACTCCGACGCCCCGATCGCCTCGGGCGAGGTCGGCAAGGTGGGCGTCGCCATCGACTCGATCGACGACATGAGGGTGCTGTTCGGCGGGATCCCGCTGGACAAGGTCTCCACGTCGATGACGATCAACGCGCCCGCCTCCCTCCTGCTGCTCCTGTACCAACTCGTCGCCGAGGAGCAGGGCGTCCCGGCCGATAAGCTCACCGGCACGATCCAGAACGACGTACTCAAGGAGTACATCGCCCGGGGCACCTACATCTTCCCGCCCAAGCCCTCCCTGCGGCTGATCGCGGACATCTTCAAGTACTGCCGGGCCGAGATCCCGAAGTGGAACACGATCTCGATCTCCGGCTACCACATGGCCGAGGCGGGGGCCTCCCCGGCGCAGGAGATCGCGTTCACCCTGGCCGACGGCATCGAGTACGTCCGTACCGCGGTCGCGGCCGGCATGGACGTCGACGACTTCGCACCCCGTCTGTCGTTCTTCTTCGTCTCCCGCACGACGATCCTGGAGGAGGTCGCCAAGTTCCGCGCGGCCCGCCGGATCTGGGCCCGGGTCATGAAGGAGGAGTTCGGCGCGAAGAACCCCAAGTCGCTGATGCTGCGCTTCCACACGCAGACCGCCGGTGTCCAGCTGACCGCCCAGCAGCCCGAGGTCAACCTGGTGCGCGTCGCCGTGCAGGGCCTGGCCGCGGTCCTCGGCGGCACGCAGTCGCTGCACACCAACTCCTTCGACGAGGCCATCGCGCTGCCCACCGACAAGAGCGCCCGCCTGGCCCTGCGCACCCAGCAGGTCCTCGCCTACGAGACGGACGTGACGGCGACCGTCGACCCGTTCGCCGGCTCCTACGTCATCGAGCGGATGACCGACGAGGTGGAGGCCGCCGCGCTGGAGCTGATGAAGCGGGTCGAGGACCTCGGCGGCGCGGTCGACGCCATCGAAAACGGCTTCCAGAAGAGCGAGATCGAGCACTCCGCCTACCGCATCGCCCAGGAGACCGACTCCGGCGAGCGGGTCGTGGTCGGCGTCAACCGCTACCAGCTCGATGCCGAGGAGCCCTACGAGCCGCTGCGCGTCGACCCGGCGATCGAGGCCCAGCAGGCCGAACGCCTGGCGAGGCTCCGCGCGGAGCGCGACCAGCAGGCGGTGGACACCGCCCTGGCCGCCCTGAAGAAGGCCGCGGAGGGCGAGGACAACGTCCTGTACCCGATGAAGGACGCCCTGCGCGCGCGGGCCACGGTGGGCGAGGTGTGCAACGCGCTGCGGGAAATCTGGGGGACCTACGTGCCGAGCGACGCGTTCTGA